The Syngnathus acus chromosome 2, fSynAcu1.2, whole genome shotgun sequence genomic interval aaataaataaatggaaaacagAGTttcacaatgaaatgtatactgacccttttaaattaaatattattaaaaaaggTGATGTTGTCAGGAATTGTATTTTCCTTTTGGGTGGGCAGAATCCAACGTCATTCCAGCCTTTTTGAGCAAGCAATGGAGGGAAGCCTCTATTCTATGAGGAGCCCAAGTTGTGCTCTTCAGATTGTCACTTGGAAATAGCCCAGGATAAAGATTTGCTGACACCGCATATTCACCACAATCTAGATGGAaagctggaaaagaaaaaaatatatactctCTATACATCCTTCACACTTTGGTAGATATTTCATGACATATTTTATCGGAAAACACTGAAAATGCTTCttaatttctttctttataaaatgcaaaccttttgtttttcatcatgGTGTCAGTTCAGGTCAGTTAGGCAATCATTTCATCAGTGTGGCTATATGAAGTTAGCCATTTTAACAAGGCCCAAGAAATTAGAACGTCTAAATTTCTCTTACCTTCCTTGAGCAAAGAGCGCCAGATAATCCGCTGCGACATGCGCACCCATTGGGCCTCACACAGCGGCTGCCgtacaaacatttttgttgacaaTGAGCTGAGGGATggcacacacgtgcacaaatATTATAGTAcctcaataataaaaatattaacattttgAATGAACTGTTTTTATCAAAAAATGGGTTTTGTGATTGCTATTTCTGAGCTAATGAATAACGAAGCTTCAAAATGATTCGTGAATTAGTTGTAATGTCTATTGAGGCCTCTGGATGGCATCATTTCATAGATCCCTTTCTTTAAACTGTCAGTGCCATGTAGAGGAGTCAGAAAATGCAACCGCTGGTTCATgaagatgaaaatgttttcctgCACTTAATGATGATTTGTTGTTCAGCAATTTTGTGCCGTTCATTAATGACCCGtatttaaaattgtattaaaaaaaacaattaaagtgCTTATTGTTAGTGATACTCACGAACATGGCATAACATTCCATGCCAGCCCGGTGGGCAGTGGCAGGTGTTTGGCCCCACGCACTCGCCCCCGTTTAGACACTTCTGCTCGCAACGGGCtgtgaggacaaaaaaaaaaacaaacactgatAAATTCACCGTGCATGTACAAATGGTACGaatcacgcacgcacacacatcactTCTTACGTTTGTCACATCTCTTTCCTTGCCAACCTGATGGACAGTCACAAACATCGGGACCAACGCAACGGCCGCCATTTATGCACATGTGCTCGCATATGCCTGAGGAAACGGAGAGAGACGATTTTGGGAAGCAAGCAGGTACAAATTCCTTGTTTCTGtacttaaaaaagaaaataacacaagtaagatgttttttttggtgaatCATTTCAGTCACTTACTTTGTTCACAGCGTCTCCCGGTGTAGCCCTGCAGGCACCAACAGACGTTGTTCCTCATGCACAGACCGCCATTCTTGCAGGGCGGTGTGCAAATGGCTGCAAACAGAAAGTGGGATGGCATCAGTGCAGCCAAAGCAGAGGAACACGCGTCGTCCCGATACCACGTACCGTTTTGACACCGGGTACCGTAGAAACCGCCAGGACACTCGCAGCTGTCGGGTCGGATGCACAAACCGCCGTTCAGGCAGACCGGACCGCAAAGAGCTAAAGAAAGCCGACATCAGCATGGGGACATTGGACGGTAAAATTTTCAATTGTGCCAAATAAAAAGGCTTGAGCCACATCATGTGGTGCCTCGCCATACATGTTTCGGCAACGTTGAAATTCCCAACCGTTTTGCACCCAGTCTAGTACAGCAAGGTAAGGAAATTTTCAAGCTCACCAGTCTCACAGGAAGGTCCGCTCCAACCAGGCTGACAGCTGCACTTGTCTGGAGAGACACAGCGGCCGCCGTTGTGACAGTGGCGGCTGCAAACCACTGCGACCGACAGCACAAACATTAGAAAATGGCGGAGTCAGTTTTATCAGACGCATAGCACAGTGGTACCTTGGCTTGAAAGTTTAATTTGTTCAAAACGGAACTCAATTTACTCATATACCAAATTAATATTTCCCACAGAAATGAATTCAAACGCCATCAATCGGTTACAGCCCACCAcaacataaaatatttatccAAAGGCCACTCTTATCTCAAAATACCTTTAAATTTCAGCACTCATAAGTCAAGTTACCACTATACCGCTCGCAACATCCATCCAAGTAACGAAGAGAAGCTCCATTGGCCGCAAACTCACGGGTCTCACATCGCGGGCCAACAAAACCGTACGGACACGAGCACGTCTGCAATCCTGTGCACGTGCCTCCGTTTTCACATGGTAGCCTGCACACAGCTACGCACATTCATGAGTcaggaggttctgtggggccCAGATGATGAAATCAATCTTTACCTTCTTGACAAGTCTCTCCATGAAAGCCGTCGGGACACTGACAAACCCCCGGAGCCACGCATGTCCCTCCATTCGTGCACTGTGGTTCACAAAttgctaagaaaaaaaatcagttttaaATATTAATCTTTTGGTTCACCAATATTAcagaacatttcatttttctgctgTGAGTGAGTTTCAATTTGCTGAACACGTGCTTTGGTTTGGTTGCCTCAAATGTGACAATTTGAATATAAGGAATATTCAAAGGCAACTAGTCATTTACCGGTTTGACAGTCCGAACCAGCGTAACCAGCCTTGCAGCGACATGTGTCGGGAGCCGCGCACTCCATGTTCCGTCCGCACGTGTGCTTGCAAACAGCTTGGAACACATGAGCAGAGGACAATTGAAACAGAAGGGCTAATCAattcaataataattaataagcTCAAAGCCACCTCGACACATCTTGCCATCCCCGGTGAAACCGACGGGACAGCGGCCACAGCGGGAACCGCCGTCCGATGTTGTACTGCAGCGGACACCGGGAAAACATGGCTGCTCAGGGCACGGTGCCATGAACTCAGGCAACGATCCAAGTGTTGTCTTGAGAGGCCACGCAGGTCTCGTCCAGGGCTTGGTCCGGGTAGACGCTGTCTGTCTGGGTTTTGTCGCCAGGCCAGACTGAGTGATTTGGCGAGGAGATGGTGGAGTTGCTTGTTGGGACAGCTACGACATGAGCAGAAACAGAAGATAGTTGAGTGGAGGAATAATGTGAAGCTTTCATCCAGATGAGACTCACTTTTGGGCCTGTGACCCCAAAGCCCTTGGAGGGTGTGACGTTGCTTCTGTGGGTGGCAGCGTTAGAAAAAGCACTTGTTGCTCTGACGTCGACAGTGTCCACCTCCCTCCTTCCGGTACCACCTTCTCTTCCTACAAGCAAAGCCTGACGTAGTTTGGCATCGCTAGCGACAGACAAGCGTTTGAGGCTATCTCTGGAAGGCAAGGCGCTTAAGTGGAGGCTGGATCGGGTTCTTTGGCCTGCTGTCTGCTGCTGATGTGAAAGGTGATTGAACGCTGAGGAAGCACAGATGATAGCATTGAGTCCTCCGGGATCCAACTGTGTTCTTCTTCCTTACCCGCCTCGGCGCTCTTCATGCAGATTCGTCCGTTGCCGTGAAGGCCGGGCGGGCATCGGCCACAAACGTAGCCGACGTGCGGTGGTCGTCGATTGATGCATTGGACCCCGGGGAAGCAAGGCCTGCTGCTGCACGTTGCTGTGACGGgtagagaaaacaaaagagcgaGAGACCAAAGCTCCCTTAAGAGCCCCCGGGCCTTCTGTTTGACACACATGCGTTAAAACCTTTACCAGAGGCCAGCAAATCAAACCCCTTGTTCCTCACCTGAAGCTAGCTTTCCCGAGTTATGCATCAAACTGCTTTTCTTCGGCGGCCCAACCTCGACAGGGTCACGTGCGATTCCCCCACCGGCTGTATCAATTTCCAAGCCAGAATTTGGGCTGATTCCCGAAGGTCTCCTCCGGGTTGTGGGTTGAGCCTGTGGCAGCCCAAAAGCTTCTGCTCGCGGCACCATCTTGGCAAACAGGACGCTCGGGCGAGGTGAAGTTAGCTTCTGCATCAGGACTTCTTTAACCTCGTGGATAACAGTTCTTGGCGCCAATGTGGGCGTGATGGTGGGTGGCCTCATGTCTGCTTTATGAATGAAACTGATTATGTTTTGAACAACTTATGGGTATAAAGCTTGTGAGATTCTAAACATTCTTACCAGTGCATTGTGTACCATTTCCCTGCATGCCTTGGGGACAAGGGCCACAGTTGTAGGAACCATAACTGTTAAGGCAGTGGACTCCAGGAAAACAAGGCGTCCGCTCACACTCGTCGATATCTTCCCGGCACGTTTCACCTGCAGAAAGATGCAAGTTCAAGTAAACCACACCACACTGACCCCAGAATGGAACTGGTACCTGTCAGCCCTTCGGGACAACTGCATTTGTAGCCACCATCGGTGCCAGTGCACGTTCCTTCGGCGCAAGGTGCCGATAAACATTTATCGACATCTTCGTGGCAGAGGTCGCCCTGTTTCCCATCAGGACATACGCAAAGATACTTTCCACTGCCAGCGGGGAAGCTGAAATCAGTTGCACACGTGCCTCCGTTCTGACATCCGCACGGCACCACATGGACCTGAACCGCCAAGGTGCTTTGGGCATTGCACTCATCTGATAGTGTGAAGTGAAAGGTTGACTGAGTCAACTCCTCTTTGAATGTTGATGGGACCCTCCAAATAAGGAGCCCAGCTGGTGAGAGGATGGCACCGTTTGGTCCGCTGACCAGCTCAAAGAGCAGGGCTGAGCCTTCAGGGTCTGATGCAGCCAACTGGAAGACAAAGTTCTCTCCGGCGAATGTACGTAGCTCACCCTGAGGTCGATGGAAGGTGGGCGGCCGGTTGACTGGGAAAAAAGAATATCTAAGAGttctatccatttttttttttcagactcTGTCAGTGTTGGTAAGTGTTAGCATGATCAAGCATGTCGTTTACGTCCTGTGGTGGTCAAACAACAGGTGCACGCCTGGAAAGCTAAACCTGGGCCTCTTTCATCTTCTAATTGAGGCTCCCAGTGGGGCTGACCTCACAGTAAGATCTCCTGTTGTCTGTCTTTAAGCAGCGGAAGCAGCGAGTGACTCTAgcacacaggtgtcaaactcaaggcccgggggccagatctggCCCGCCGCATCATTGTACGTGGCCCGCAAAACCATTGTGTGTCAATTCAatgtttcttgttaaaataccAACAGTCTAAATTGTTGAACACTGTACCTTGGTTGATTGACCAGGTAAATTTTGAGGTGTCCGGGTCACAGAGAAGGCACGGACTTCCTGGATTGGAGTCTCCTTCTGCAAAGCACATTCCGTCAATATTACACGTCCGCTCCTGCCAAAGACATTCACATAAAAAAAGTCCATCAAAagctacatttttgttttgcagcttgCGGCGAGCTTGGGTAGGGGCGACCTTTTGTTCTGTAAAACCTCCAGGGACAACTACCTACATAATTTTGTTAGTTTTGATCTTTGAACAAGATGATGTTCATGCACAGCTCATTCTGTGCACCAATAAAAATCATTCATGTctagaatttgaaaaaaaaaaattcactagAGGCGTTCGGTGAATGTGCGTATGAAACTGTTGTGGTtgggtacctccaacaagttTAAGAACCACTGGCCTGGTCTGCGCCTGACTAAAGCCATTACTGCCTGcctacctgcctgcctgccatagCTGCGCCTGGATGAATCCACGACTGTCTGCCTTGGCTGCGCCTGGATGAAGCCATGACTGCCTGCCTGGCCTGCACCTGGATGAAGCCATGACTACCTGCCTGGCCTGCACCTGGATGAATCCATGACTGCCcgtttgcctgcctgcctggcctgCACTCTCTGGGAGCTGCTACGTGTTGGGAAAGGGCAAACGATGTCTTTTTTGGTATCAGTGGACCCCTGGTCATCGTCCGCCACGGCAATTCACGAGACTGAGAGATATGGCTTTCCATTCTTCATGTAAATTACCTTTAATCGACACATCCCAGAGCGAGATCCTGCGCACACCTGACAGATCCCGTCGTAGATCGTCAGCACTTTGGCTAGGCTGTATTGGGAGCCATCGTtggtcacctgaggagaagaGATGGGGAACGGTTAACACGGCATAGAGGACAAACTATGGATATAAAGCAGTCTTACCCTGATCTCCCAACGTGCGTACGATTTGTCATCCATCATAAAGTCTGCATTGCTCAACGAGGGGATGCCACAGTCCAAAGCTTTGGAGCTAAGGAAAGTGGCTTTCGTTCTCTGTTTTTCCCCTGGAAGCCAAGCGCCAGTCACATACTGGAGAGACAAGATATGAATATGATTTCCATGTTTTGACAGTGCCGCAGCCCGGAACAGTAAACCCTGATCCGATGTGTTTCCATCAATTTGAGTTCACGATGATAGCTGTAGCAGCAGTGAACTCCATTAAGCTGTGGAACCTGAAGGTCACTCACCTTCAATCTGGTGGCGTGGCAGCTCAGGTTAGGTGATTCGATAAAGCCCAGACCAAAGACCCGTACTTTCTGACAGTCAAATGTTCTGAGGTCGCAGAGGCCACCGTTTTCCAGGTTAAGTAGCTCTACTGGCTGCTCTTCTCCAATGAGAAGCAGAGACAGGAATTTCTGTCAATAAAGGACATTCAATTCCAAGTATGGTGATGGAAGACACTCACCGACGGTTTTGCTGCAGTCGTAAGAACTGAAGCTTGGGTGACACTGGCAGCCAAATTCTGTGCACTCTCCGTTGCCATAGCAGAAATTGGGGCAGCGCAGCGCTGTCAGAATCTCATCTGGGTGACCCAGCGCCTCGTTGTCTCTCTGGGCCCGGTTCTCCAGCAACAGCCGCTCGCACTCGTTGCTCAGGTAGGGTAGCATTGCCTCGTCCCAGCCTCGGTTATCCTTTAATTGTAGGTCCAGGATGCAGAGATTCACAGCTTCTTCAAGGCGACGGCCCAGCAGCCCACGGCAGACGGTGCCGACCCAAGAGTTGGACAAAGTTACGTGGCACAGCTCCAGTGCTTTGCTGGAGGTCAGGCCGCTCGACGTAGGCCACCTGAGTTGGACTTGTAGCGGAGCTTTTACAAGGTGATCCTCTGGGAAAAAGTAGGCGAGATGCTGTAGGTCAGCCTGGCTGATGCTTTGAGATGCCGACATTGTCTGTCTGCTGTCGTTAGATAGCAAACGGTCATCTCTGAACTCGTTGCGGACGTTGAAATGATGGGCCCGCCCCTTCGAGGAATGACCGAATGAGACGTTGGGGCTGATTTGCTCTCTTTCAAGACGCTTGACATATTCCATCGTGGTGTCCAGTGAGGGAAACACAGATGTATAATCCACATTGTCCTCTGCGTGACAGTCAGACGGAGGGGTTTGAGAAGATGTATGCTTTTTTTCAGAGCGGTACTCTTTCTGGCACCCACAGAAAGGTCTCCTTTCTTCTTGCCTCGAATCTGGGGGcgttttgtcaaataaactcTCACCGGGAGCTATCCTAAGCCAAACATGTACCCCGTGTGAGTCAAACCCCCAAAACACAGCGACGGTAAATAATCATGTGACTCACCTCCAGTGCTCTATGAACGAATGCAAGTCATCATGGATGTCATTGTTGATATTGCCGTCAAAGGTGCCGCAGAGCCCTTGCGTGTTGCCGTAGTCAACACTCGGCGCCCGGACGGACAAGCTCATCCCCCAGTCGTCAACGTCGGCTCGAATAAAGGCTCCGGAGGGGAAGATAATCTGCAACGGAAGTGGGAGAAGCCAACGTGACTCATTATAGGACAACGCGGGTGACGACCTCAATTAAGACCATGAAACCAAAGATACCTACAGTGACTTTCTTCCCCTGATGAGATTCCAACACGCGGACACGGCGGCCATCGCTGCGCTCCCCACCAGGGACTTTCACGGTGACCTTTGGCCTCGTTTCCTGTCTTTGGCCATTGCACATGTCAACGACGGCGACGTCATTCCCCTCCCGTGCTGCCACGCCACAGCCACAGGCCGCGGCATGATGCAGGCTCCCGCAATTCCACTGCCGAGCGTGGACCTCAAAATCCCTGGCCAGGCTGCGGTACAGCACAAAGGTGCCGGTCTGGTGGTTGTCGTAGTGCCTGTGAGAAAAAGCTGCTGAATGGATCTTTTGATAACGTCTCTGTGTCCTACAAATACCTGCCATCCAGCGTGATGACATGTGGGTCTGTCAGTGAGTAGCAGATGGAGGTGGGAACATCCTGAACTGTGACCTGGAGAAGCAGGAGAAGGAGAACAAAGACAGAGGGGGTTTGCCCCATGACATCTTGACCCCTGGCtttgatgttattttttatgaaaGACAGATGGAGAAGTTGTCTCAAGAGCAACGGGATGCCAAATCCAAACCTAATGATTATGTAAGAAGATCGTACCAGACTTTAGCTCTGGAAAAGTCTCATGAAGCACTTTATAGCTTGTGTCTATGTAAACAAAGAATACTGCTGTTTAATTTACTTGGACTCTAATTACACATGAAATTGAGTCGCCTTTGTGATCTTCAGTGATCCCAAAGCATTTCTCAAGGACCTCCTCACTTTGAAAAGTATTTTGGAGGCCCTTCAAAAACCCTGAAGCGTCTCCACACCTGTCCAGGGTGACCAGAATTCAATATTTCACGTACCAAACTTGCATAATAACTCACTTTGAGCGCTGCTGGAATGTAGCGCTTCCATAGTGGCCAGGTGCTGTTTTGGGGCAGGGAGCTGATCAAACTGATCCGGTTTCCATCGCGCGTGAAGTCAGTGACGGCGGTGATGAAGAACGATGCCTGGCCGCAGCTTCCCTCCCTGCAGGCGGTCGGCCGGAGCTGCACCTGGCAGGCGGACAGCGCCACATTGGACACCTCGTGTCCGAGGCCATCTGCGGACGCAAGCACGAAGAGGGTGAGGTTGTTCCGGGGATGAGGGGGGAGGGTCACTTTTAGCATTTTAGCACATAATTAGCATGATATACAAGTCTGATGTCTCTATAATAGCTTGCTTTTATTCCATCATAATTCTGACACTGGTGTAGTAAAAGAAACGATAAATCTGTATCCAAAATCTCGTCTGTGACTTCAGTTTTATCCGGAATGCAGAgttaaaagatgaatggtaataaaaattgctggCAATTTCTGTAGTTTTTAAAGTTgcagacaatttgcaattttaatattgatacaagtcgatgcacaatttgtcttcgcgggccacataaaatgatgtgacgggccgtatctggcccccgggccttgacacCTATGATCTAAATGAATAATCTTCAATATGTGGTATGTGGGCTCCCGCTGTTGGTTTGTGAAAGAATCActcagttcagttgtatttaccTTTTAACTTCAATGTTACTGCGTCA includes:
- the si:ch211-246m6.5 gene encoding von Willebrand factor D and EGF domain-containing protein isoform X3; protein product: MKSPGNSLRCHLFMLFLAAQAFAEQAPECFSGGHRTLRNPYRSVDFDSTEIQNTAIQDLVCDQSLAPGWYRFKINNKPAEMPTSCVEMNHCGTQAPVWLSLKGKSLPAPDEVLHLSACATWQFFRGSTKDCCLFRIPITIRNCGDFLLYYLQPTQGCMGYCAQVASTLAPGFCPSGEVEVNGRCKAALPTATSPSLMSRPLIDSELIGHGVYLRCSFVPPPSSHSLGFHVVWARHIGHSMKAEIHRESTLKTFSLVEMDGAHFRLGETFLCSVSTFRVNVNHSRSSPRESEAFYAGLKFSVESLHIAENGEEHEVRVHSTVPLPCYDLDQCGVPLMLGVHDPDGLGHEVSNVALSACQVQLRPTACREGSCGQASFFITAVTDFTRDGNRISLISSLPQNSTWPLWKRYIPAALKVTVQDVPTSICYSLTDPHVITLDGRHYDNHQTGTFVLYRSLARDFEVHARQWNCGSLHHAAACGCGVAAREGNDVAVVDMCNGQRQETRPKVTVKVPGGERSDGRRVRVLESHQGKKVTIIFPSGAFIRADVDDWGMSLSVRAPSVDYGNTQGLCGTFDGNINNDIHDDLHSFIEHWRIAPGESLFDKTPPDSRQEERRPFCGCQKEYRSEKKHTSSQTPPSDCHAEDNVDYTSVFPSLDTTMEYVKRLEREQISPNVSFGHSSKGRAHHFNVRNEFRDDRLLSNDSRQTMSASQSISQADLQHLAYFFPEDHLVKAPLQVQLRWPTSSGLTSSKALELCHVTLSNSWVGTVCRGLLGRRLEEAVNLCILDLQLKDNRGWDEAMLPYLSNECERLLLENRAQRDNEALGHPDEILTALRCPNFCYGNGECTEFGCQCHPSFSSYDCSKTVEEQPVELLNLENGGLCDLRTFDCQKVRVFGLGFIESPNLSCHATRLKYVTGAWLPGEKQRTKATFLSSKALDCGIPSLSNADFMMDDKSYARWEIRVTNDGSQYSLAKVLTIYDGICQVCAGSRSGMCRLKERTCNIDGMCFAEGDSNPGSPCLLCDPDTSKFTWSINQVNRPPTFHRPQGELRTFAGENFVFQLAASDPEGSALLFELVSGPNGAILSPAGLLIWRVPSTFKEELTQSTFHFTLSDECNAQSTLAVQVHVVPCGCQNGGTCATDFSFPAGSGKYLCVCPDGKQGDLCHEDVDKCLSAPCAEGTCTGTDGGYKCSCPEGLTGETCREDIDECERTPCFPGVHCLNSYGSYNCGPCPQGMQGNGTQCTDMRPPTITPTLAPRTVIHEVKEVLMQKLTSPRPSVLFAKMVPRAEAFGLPQAQPTTRRRPSGISPNSGLEIDTAGGGIARDPVEVGPPKKSSLMHNSGKLASATCSSRPCFPGVQCINRRPPHVGYVCGRCPPGLHGNGRICMKSAEAAFNHLSHQQQTAGQRTRSSLHLSALPSRDSLKRLSVASDAKLRQALLVGREGGTGRREVDTVDVRATSAFSNAATHRSNVTPSKGFGVTGPKLSQQATPPSPRQITQSGLATKPRQTASTRTKPWTRPAWPLKTTLGSLPEFMAPCPEQPCFPGVRCSTTSDGGSRCGRCPVGFTGDGKMCRAVCKHTCGRNMECAAPDTCRCKAGYAGSDCQTAICEPQCTNGGTCVAPGVCQCPDGFHGETCQEAVCRLPCENGGTCTGLQTCSCPYGFVGPRCETLVCSRHCHNGGRCVSPDKCSCQPGWSGPSCETALCGPVCLNGGLCIRPDSCECPGGFYGTRCQNAICTPPCKNGGLCMRNNVCWCLQGYTGRRCEQSICEHMCINGGRCVGPDVCDCPSGWQGKRCDKPRCEQKCLNGGECVGPNTCHCPPGWHGMLCHVPHCQQKCLYGSRCVRPNGCACRSGLSGALCSRKLSI
- the si:ch211-246m6.5 gene encoding von Willebrand factor D and EGF domain-containing protein isoform X2 gives rise to the protein MKSPGNSLRCHLFMLFLAAQAFAEQAPECFSGGHRTLRNPYRSVDFDSTEIQNTAIQDLVCDQSLAPGWYRFKINNKPAEMPTSCVEMNHCGTQAPVWLSLKGKSLPAPDEVLHLSACATWQFFRGSTKDCCLFRIPITIRNCGDFLLYYLQPTQGCMGYCAQVASTLAPGFCPSGEVEVNGRCKAALPTATSPSLMSRPLIDSELIGHGVYLRCSFVPPPSSHSLGFHVVWARHIGHSMKAEIHRESTLKTFSLVEMDGAHFRLGETFLCSVSTFRVNVNHSRSSPRESEAFYAGLKFSVESLHIAENGEEHEVRVHSTVPLPCYDLDQCGVPLMLGVHDPDGLGHEVSNVALSACQVQLRPTACREGSCGQASFFITAVTDFTRDGNRISLISSLPQNSTWPLWKRYIPAALKVTVQDVPTSICYSLTDPHVITLDGRHYDNHQTGTFVLYRSLARDFEVHARQWNCGSLHHAAACGCGVAAREGNDVAVVDMCNGQRQETRPKVTVKVPGGERSDGRRVRVLESHQGKKVTIIFPSGAFIRADVDDWGMSLSVRAPSVDYGNTQGLCGTFDGNINNDIHDDLHSFIEHWRIAPGESLFDKTPPDSRQEERRPFCGCQKEYRSEKKHTSSQTPPSDCHAEDNVDYTSVFPSLDTTMEYVKRLEREQISPNVSFGHSSKGRAHHFNVRNEFRDDRLLSNDSRQTMSASQSISQADLQHLAYFFPEDHLVKAPLQVQLRWPTSSGLTSSKALELCHVTLSNSWVGTVCRGLLGRRLEEAVNLCILDLQLKDNRGWDEAMLPYLSNECERLLLENRAQRDNEALGHPDEILTALRCPNFCYGNGECTEFGCQCHPSFSSYDCSKTVEQPVELLNLENGGLCDLRTFDCQKVRVFGLGFIESPNLSCHATRLKYVTGAWLPGEKQRTKATFLSSKALDCGIPSLSNADFMMDDKSYARWEIRVTNDGSQYSLAKVLTIYDGICQVCAGSRSGMCRLKERTCNIDGMCFAEGDSNPGSPCLLCDPDTSKFTWSINQVNRPPTFHRPQGELRTFAGENFVFQLAASDPEGSALLFELVSGPNGAILSPAGLLIWRVPSTFKEELTQSTFHFTLSDECNAQSTLAVQVHVVPCGCQNGGTCATDFSFPAGSGKYLCVCPDGKQGDLCHEDVDKCLSAPCAEGTCTGTDGGYKCSCPEGLTGETCREDIDECERTPCFPGVHCLNSYGSYNCGPCPQGMQGNGTQCTADMRPPTITPTLAPRTVIHEVKEVLMQKLTSPRPSVLFAKMVPRAEAFGLPQAQPTTRRRPSGISPNSGLEIDTAGGGIARDPVEVGPPKKSSLMHNSGKLASATCSSRPCFPGVQCINRRPPHVGYVCGRCPPGLHGNGRICMKSAEAAFNHLSHQQQTAGQRTRSSLHLSALPSRDSLKRLSVASDAKLRQALLVGREGGTGRREVDTVDVRATSAFSNAATHRSNVTPSKGFGVTGPKLSQQATPPSPRQITQSGLATKPRQTASTRTKPWTRPAWPLKTTLGSLPEFMAPCPEQPCFPGVRCSTTSDGGSRCGRCPVGFTGDGKMCRAVCKHTCGRNMECAAPDTCRCKAGYAGSDCQTAICEPQCTNGGTCVAPGVCQCPDGFHGETCQEAVCRLPCENGGTCTGLQTCSCPYGFVGPRCETLVCSRHCHNGGRCVSPDKCSCQPGWSGPSCETALCGPVCLNGGLCIRPDSCECPGGFYGTRCQNAICTPPCKNGGLCMRNNVCWCLQGYTGRRCEQSICEHMCINGGRCVGPDVCDCPSGWQGKRCDKPRCEQKCLNGGECVGPNTCHCPPGWHGMLCHVPHCQQKCLYGSRCVRPNGCACRSGLSGALCSRKLSI
- the si:ch211-246m6.5 gene encoding von Willebrand factor D and EGF domain-containing protein isoform X1, which translates into the protein MKSPGNSLRCHLFMLFLAAQAFAEQAPECFSGGHRTLRNPYRSVDFDSTEIQNTAIQDLVCDQSLAPGWYRFKINNKPAEMPTSCVEMNHCGTQAPVWLSLKGKSLPAPDEVLHLSACATWQFFRGSTKDCCLFRIPITIRNCGDFLLYYLQPTQGCMGYCAQVASTLAPGFCPSGEVEVNGRCKAALPTATSPSLMSRPLIDSELIGHGVYLRCSFVPPPSSHSLGFHVVWARHIGHSMKAEIHRESTLKTFSLVEMDGAHFRLGETFLCSVSTFRVNVNHSRSSPRESEAFYAGLKFSVESLHIAENGEEHEVRVHSTVPLPCYDLDQCGVPLMLGVHDPDGLGHEVSNVALSACQVQLRPTACREGSCGQASFFITAVTDFTRDGNRISLISSLPQNSTWPLWKRYIPAALKVTVQDVPTSICYSLTDPHVITLDGRHYDNHQTGTFVLYRSLARDFEVHARQWNCGSLHHAAACGCGVAAREGNDVAVVDMCNGQRQETRPKVTVKVPGGERSDGRRVRVLESHQGKKVTIIFPSGAFIRADVDDWGMSLSVRAPSVDYGNTQGLCGTFDGNINNDIHDDLHSFIEHWRIAPGESLFDKTPPDSRQEERRPFCGCQKEYRSEKKHTSSQTPPSDCHAEDNVDYTSVFPSLDTTMEYVKRLEREQISPNVSFGHSSKGRAHHFNVRNEFRDDRLLSNDSRQTMSASQSISQADLQHLAYFFPEDHLVKAPLQVQLRWPTSSGLTSSKALELCHVTLSNSWVGTVCRGLLGRRLEEAVNLCILDLQLKDNRGWDEAMLPYLSNECERLLLENRAQRDNEALGHPDEILTALRCPNFCYGNGECTEFGCQCHPSFSSYDCSKTVEEQPVELLNLENGGLCDLRTFDCQKVRVFGLGFIESPNLSCHATRLKYVTGAWLPGEKQRTKATFLSSKALDCGIPSLSNADFMMDDKSYARWEIRVTNDGSQYSLAKVLTIYDGICQVCAGSRSGMCRLKERTCNIDGMCFAEGDSNPGSPCLLCDPDTSKFTWSINQVNRPPTFHRPQGELRTFAGENFVFQLAASDPEGSALLFELVSGPNGAILSPAGLLIWRVPSTFKEELTQSTFHFTLSDECNAQSTLAVQVHVVPCGCQNGGTCATDFSFPAGSGKYLCVCPDGKQGDLCHEDVDKCLSAPCAEGTCTGTDGGYKCSCPEGLTGETCREDIDECERTPCFPGVHCLNSYGSYNCGPCPQGMQGNGTQCTADMRPPTITPTLAPRTVIHEVKEVLMQKLTSPRPSVLFAKMVPRAEAFGLPQAQPTTRRRPSGISPNSGLEIDTAGGGIARDPVEVGPPKKSSLMHNSGKLASATCSSRPCFPGVQCINRRPPHVGYVCGRCPPGLHGNGRICMKSAEAAFNHLSHQQQTAGQRTRSSLHLSALPSRDSLKRLSVASDAKLRQALLVGREGGTGRREVDTVDVRATSAFSNAATHRSNVTPSKGFGVTGPKLSQQATPPSPRQITQSGLATKPRQTASTRTKPWTRPAWPLKTTLGSLPEFMAPCPEQPCFPGVRCSTTSDGGSRCGRCPVGFTGDGKMCRAVCKHTCGRNMECAAPDTCRCKAGYAGSDCQTAICEPQCTNGGTCVAPGVCQCPDGFHGETCQEAVCRLPCENGGTCTGLQTCSCPYGFVGPRCETLVCSRHCHNGGRCVSPDKCSCQPGWSGPSCETALCGPVCLNGGLCIRPDSCECPGGFYGTRCQNAICTPPCKNGGLCMRNNVCWCLQGYTGRRCEQSICEHMCINGGRCVGPDVCDCPSGWQGKRCDKPRCEQKCLNGGECVGPNTCHCPPGWHGMLCHVPHCQQKCLYGSRCVRPNGCACRSGLSGALCSRKLSI